A genome region from Bombus pyrosoma isolate SC7728 linkage group LG14, ASM1482585v1, whole genome shotgun sequence includes the following:
- the LOC122575284 gene encoding probable ATP-dependent RNA helicase DDX17 isoform X2: protein MGRYRSRSRDRDRRRRSRSRSRSRSPRDRRNWGSSGGRDRGGGRNSRGQPGANLRKPRWDLSRLEPFKKDFYVPHEAVQNRDLRIVEQYRSEKEITLKGKNIPNPVFTFEETGFPDYVLKEIKRQGFTEPTSIQAQGWPIALSGRDMVGIASTGSGKTLSYILPAIVHINSQPKLGRKDGPIALVLAPTRELAQQIQQVADDFGHSSGIRNTCLYGGAPKGAQARDLDGGVEIVIATPGRLLDFLESGRTNLKRCTYLVLDEADRMLDMGFEPQIRKIIEQIRPDRQTLMWSATWPKEVKNLAEDFLKDYAQINVGSLQLAANHNILQIIDVCQDYEKENKLSTLLKEIMAESENKTIVFIETKRRVDEITRKMKRDGWPAVCIHGDKTQQERDWVLQDFRSGKAPILVATDVAARGLDVEDVKFVINFDYPSCSEDYVHRIGRTGRRQKTGTAYTFFTPNNSNKANDLIQVLKEANQVINPKLLELADSKSGGYGRHRGGRNRWRSRGGRNGKDRSYSRSRSRSHSREHNGRGNRRSYSRSYSRSRSPVSNRTGK from the exons ATGGGCCGCTATAGGAG tCGTAGTCGTGACAGAGATAGGAGGCGTAGATCTCGCAGCAGATCTCGTAGCAGATCACCAAGAGATAGAAGAAATTGGGGCAGTAGTGGAGGTAGAGATCGGGGTGGTGGTAGAAACAGCCGTGGTCAACCTGGAGCAAATTTAAGAAAACCTAGATGGGATTTAAGTCGATTGGAACCTttcaaaaaagatttttatgtaCCACATGAGGCAGTTCAAAATCGTGATTTACGTATAGTTGAACAGTACAGAAGCGAAAAAGAAATCACTCTAAAGGGGAAAAATATACCTAATCCTGTATTCACATTTGAAGAAACAGGTTTTCCAGACTATGTTCTAAAGGAGATAAA gCGACAAGGTTTTACTGAACCCACGTCAATACAAGCACAGGGATGGCCAATTGCTTTAAGTGGAAGAGACATGGTAGGAATTGCATCAACAGGTTCTGGAAAAACATTATCTTATATACTCCCAGCAATTGTCCACATTAATAGTCAACCTAAGTTAGGACGAAAGGATGGACCTATTGCTTTAGTGCTAGCTCCAACGCGAGAGCTTGCACAGCAAATTCAGCAAGTTGCTGATGATTTTGGTCATTCCTCTGGTATTAGAAACACTTGTCTATATGGTGGAGCCCCGAAAGGTGCACAGGCCAGAGATTTAGATGGTGGGGTAGAGATTGTCATAGCTACACCTGGTAGATTATTAGACTTTCTTGAATCAGGgcgtacaaatttaaaaaggtGTACCTATTTAGTATTGGATGAAGCAGATAGAATGTTAGATATGGGATTTGAACCTCAAATTAGAAAGATCATAGAACAAATTAGGCCAGATAGACAGACATTAATGTGGTCAGCTACATGGCCCAaggaagtaaaaaatttagctgaagattttttaaaagattatgCTCAAATTAATGTTGGATCCCTACAGTTAGCTGCAAatcataatatattacaaattattgatGTATGTCAAGactatgaaaaagaaaataa atTAAGCAcacttttaaaagaaataatggcGGAAAGTGAAAACAAAACTATAGTATTTATTGAGACAAAACGCAGAGTGGATGAAATAACGAGAAAAATGAAGAGAGATGGGTGGCCAGCTGTTTGTATACATGGTGACAAGACACAGCAAGAAAGGGATTGGGTTTTACAAG attttagatCAGGAAAAGCGCCAATTCTTGTCGCAACAGATGTTGCTGCTCGTGGTCTTG ACGTTGAAGACGTCAAGTTTGTCATCAATTTTGACTATCCCTCCTGTTCGGAAGATTACGTTCATCGAATCGGTCGAACAGGTCGTCGGCAGAAAACTGGTACAGCATATACCTTTTTTACACCTAATAATTCGAATAAGGCTAACGACCTAATCCAGGTATTAAAAGAAGCGAACCAAGTTATCAATCCGAAATTACTTGAACTTGCCGATAGTAAGAGTGGTGGATATGGCAGGCATAGAG GCGGAAGAAATAGATGGCGGTCTCGAGGTGGCCGAAACGGAAAAGATCGTAGTTACTCGAGAAGTAGAAGTCGAAGTCACAGTAGGGAACATAACGGTCGTGGTAATCGTCGCAGTTACAGTCGGAGTTATTCTCGAAGTCGTAGCCCTGTTAGCAATCGTACAGGTAAGTAA
- the LOC122575284 gene encoding probable ATP-dependent RNA helicase DDX17 isoform X1, with the protein MGRYRSRSRDRDRRRRSRSRSRSRSPRDRRNWGSSGGRDRGGGRNSRGQPGANLRKPRWDLSRLEPFKKDFYVPHEAVQNRDLRIVEQYRSEKEITLKGKNIPNPVFTFEETGFPDYVLKEIKRQGFTEPTSIQAQGWPIALSGRDMVGIASTGSGKTLSYILPAIVHINSQPKLGRKDGPIALVLAPTRELAQQIQQVADDFGHSSGIRNTCLYGGAPKGAQARDLDGGVEIVIATPGRLLDFLESGRTNLKRCTYLVLDEADRMLDMGFEPQIRKIIEQIRPDRQTLMWSATWPKEVKNLAEDFLKDYAQINVGSLQLAANHNILQIIDVCQDYEKENKLSTLLKEIMAESENKTIVFIETKRRVDEITRKMKRDGWPAVCIHGDKTQQERDWVLQDFRSGKAPILVATDVAARGLDVEDVKFVINFDYPSCSEDYVHRIGRTGRRQKTGTAYTFFTPNNSNKANDLIQVLKEANQVINPKLLELADSKSGGYGRHRGGRNRWRSRGGRNGKDRSYSRSRSRSHSREHNGRGNRRSYSRSYSRSRSPVSNRTEVIGKSYWSSER; encoded by the exons ATGGGCCGCTATAGGAG tCGTAGTCGTGACAGAGATAGGAGGCGTAGATCTCGCAGCAGATCTCGTAGCAGATCACCAAGAGATAGAAGAAATTGGGGCAGTAGTGGAGGTAGAGATCGGGGTGGTGGTAGAAACAGCCGTGGTCAACCTGGAGCAAATTTAAGAAAACCTAGATGGGATTTAAGTCGATTGGAACCTttcaaaaaagatttttatgtaCCACATGAGGCAGTTCAAAATCGTGATTTACGTATAGTTGAACAGTACAGAAGCGAAAAAGAAATCACTCTAAAGGGGAAAAATATACCTAATCCTGTATTCACATTTGAAGAAACAGGTTTTCCAGACTATGTTCTAAAGGAGATAAA gCGACAAGGTTTTACTGAACCCACGTCAATACAAGCACAGGGATGGCCAATTGCTTTAAGTGGAAGAGACATGGTAGGAATTGCATCAACAGGTTCTGGAAAAACATTATCTTATATACTCCCAGCAATTGTCCACATTAATAGTCAACCTAAGTTAGGACGAAAGGATGGACCTATTGCTTTAGTGCTAGCTCCAACGCGAGAGCTTGCACAGCAAATTCAGCAAGTTGCTGATGATTTTGGTCATTCCTCTGGTATTAGAAACACTTGTCTATATGGTGGAGCCCCGAAAGGTGCACAGGCCAGAGATTTAGATGGTGGGGTAGAGATTGTCATAGCTACACCTGGTAGATTATTAGACTTTCTTGAATCAGGgcgtacaaatttaaaaaggtGTACCTATTTAGTATTGGATGAAGCAGATAGAATGTTAGATATGGGATTTGAACCTCAAATTAGAAAGATCATAGAACAAATTAGGCCAGATAGACAGACATTAATGTGGTCAGCTACATGGCCCAaggaagtaaaaaatttagctgaagattttttaaaagattatgCTCAAATTAATGTTGGATCCCTACAGTTAGCTGCAAatcataatatattacaaattattgatGTATGTCAAGactatgaaaaagaaaataa atTAAGCAcacttttaaaagaaataatggcGGAAAGTGAAAACAAAACTATAGTATTTATTGAGACAAAACGCAGAGTGGATGAAATAACGAGAAAAATGAAGAGAGATGGGTGGCCAGCTGTTTGTATACATGGTGACAAGACACAGCAAGAAAGGGATTGGGTTTTACAAG attttagatCAGGAAAAGCGCCAATTCTTGTCGCAACAGATGTTGCTGCTCGTGGTCTTG ACGTTGAAGACGTCAAGTTTGTCATCAATTTTGACTATCCCTCCTGTTCGGAAGATTACGTTCATCGAATCGGTCGAACAGGTCGTCGGCAGAAAACTGGTACAGCATATACCTTTTTTACACCTAATAATTCGAATAAGGCTAACGACCTAATCCAGGTATTAAAAGAAGCGAACCAAGTTATCAATCCGAAATTACTTGAACTTGCCGATAGTAAGAGTGGTGGATATGGCAGGCATAGAG GCGGAAGAAATAGATGGCGGTCTCGAGGTGGCCGAAACGGAAAAGATCGTAGTTACTCGAGAAGTAGAAGTCGAAGTCACAGTAGGGAACATAACGGTCGTGGTAATCGTCGCAGTTACAGTCGGAGTTATTCTCGAAGTCGTAGCCCTGTTAGCAATCGTACAG AAGTGATTGGTAAGAGCTACTGGAGTAGCGAGAGATGA
- the LOC122575284 gene encoding probable ATP-dependent RNA helicase DDX17 isoform X4, producing the protein MGRYRSRSRDRDRRRRSRSRSRSRSPRDRRNWGSSGGRDRGGGRNSRGQPGANLRKPRWDLSRLEPFKKDFYVPHEAVQNRDLRIVEQYRSEKEITLKGKNIPNPVFTFEETGFPDYVLKEIKRQGFTEPTSIQAQGWPIALSGRDMVGIASTGSGKTLSYILPAIVHINSQPKLGRKDGPIALVLAPTRELAQQIQQVADDFGHSSGIRNTCLYGGAPKGAQARDLDGGVEIVIATPGRLLDFLESGRTNLKRCTYLVLDEADRMLDMGFEPQIRKIIEQIRPDRQTLMWSATWPKEVKNLAEDFLKDYAQINVGSLQLAANHNILQIIDVCQDYEKENKLSTLLKEIMAESENKTIVFIETKRRVDEITRKMKRDGWPAVCIHGDKTQQERDWVLQDFRSGKAPILVATDVAARGLEAHCAQTYAG; encoded by the exons ATGGGCCGCTATAGGAG tCGTAGTCGTGACAGAGATAGGAGGCGTAGATCTCGCAGCAGATCTCGTAGCAGATCACCAAGAGATAGAAGAAATTGGGGCAGTAGTGGAGGTAGAGATCGGGGTGGTGGTAGAAACAGCCGTGGTCAACCTGGAGCAAATTTAAGAAAACCTAGATGGGATTTAAGTCGATTGGAACCTttcaaaaaagatttttatgtaCCACATGAGGCAGTTCAAAATCGTGATTTACGTATAGTTGAACAGTACAGAAGCGAAAAAGAAATCACTCTAAAGGGGAAAAATATACCTAATCCTGTATTCACATTTGAAGAAACAGGTTTTCCAGACTATGTTCTAAAGGAGATAAA gCGACAAGGTTTTACTGAACCCACGTCAATACAAGCACAGGGATGGCCAATTGCTTTAAGTGGAAGAGACATGGTAGGAATTGCATCAACAGGTTCTGGAAAAACATTATCTTATATACTCCCAGCAATTGTCCACATTAATAGTCAACCTAAGTTAGGACGAAAGGATGGACCTATTGCTTTAGTGCTAGCTCCAACGCGAGAGCTTGCACAGCAAATTCAGCAAGTTGCTGATGATTTTGGTCATTCCTCTGGTATTAGAAACACTTGTCTATATGGTGGAGCCCCGAAAGGTGCACAGGCCAGAGATTTAGATGGTGGGGTAGAGATTGTCATAGCTACACCTGGTAGATTATTAGACTTTCTTGAATCAGGgcgtacaaatttaaaaaggtGTACCTATTTAGTATTGGATGAAGCAGATAGAATGTTAGATATGGGATTTGAACCTCAAATTAGAAAGATCATAGAACAAATTAGGCCAGATAGACAGACATTAATGTGGTCAGCTACATGGCCCAaggaagtaaaaaatttagctgaagattttttaaaagattatgCTCAAATTAATGTTGGATCCCTACAGTTAGCTGCAAatcataatatattacaaattattgatGTATGTCAAGactatgaaaaagaaaataa atTAAGCAcacttttaaaagaaataatggcGGAAAGTGAAAACAAAACTATAGTATTTATTGAGACAAAACGCAGAGTGGATGAAATAACGAGAAAAATGAAGAGAGATGGGTGGCCAGCTGTTTGTATACATGGTGACAAGACACAGCAAGAAAGGGATTGGGTTTTACAAG attttagatCAGGAAAAGCGCCAATTCTTGTCGCAACAGATGTTGCTGCTCGTGGTCTTG AGGCACATTGCGCGCAGACCTACGCCGGGTAA
- the LOC122575284 gene encoding probable ATP-dependent RNA helicase DDX17 isoform X3, with product MLSELKTCLFWKLYFHQIKRQGFTEPTSIQAQGWPIALSGRDMVGIASTGSGKTLSYILPAIVHINSQPKLGRKDGPIALVLAPTRELAQQIQQVADDFGHSSGIRNTCLYGGAPKGAQARDLDGGVEIVIATPGRLLDFLESGRTNLKRCTYLVLDEADRMLDMGFEPQIRKIIEQIRPDRQTLMWSATWPKEVKNLAEDFLKDYAQINVGSLQLAANHNILQIIDVCQDYEKENKLSTLLKEIMAESENKTIVFIETKRRVDEITRKMKRDGWPAVCIHGDKTQQERDWVLQDFRSGKAPILVATDVAARGLDVEDVKFVINFDYPSCSEDYVHRIGRTGRRQKTGTAYTFFTPNNSNKANDLIQVLKEANQVINPKLLELADSKSGGYGRHRGGRNRWRSRGGRNGKDRSYSRSRSRSHSREHNGRGNRRSYSRSYSRSRSPVSNRTEVIGKSYWSSER from the exons ATGCTATCAGAACTTAAAACTTGCTTATTCTGGAAACTTTACTTTCATCAAATCAA gCGACAAGGTTTTACTGAACCCACGTCAATACAAGCACAGGGATGGCCAATTGCTTTAAGTGGAAGAGACATGGTAGGAATTGCATCAACAGGTTCTGGAAAAACATTATCTTATATACTCCCAGCAATTGTCCACATTAATAGTCAACCTAAGTTAGGACGAAAGGATGGACCTATTGCTTTAGTGCTAGCTCCAACGCGAGAGCTTGCACAGCAAATTCAGCAAGTTGCTGATGATTTTGGTCATTCCTCTGGTATTAGAAACACTTGTCTATATGGTGGAGCCCCGAAAGGTGCACAGGCCAGAGATTTAGATGGTGGGGTAGAGATTGTCATAGCTACACCTGGTAGATTATTAGACTTTCTTGAATCAGGgcgtacaaatttaaaaaggtGTACCTATTTAGTATTGGATGAAGCAGATAGAATGTTAGATATGGGATTTGAACCTCAAATTAGAAAGATCATAGAACAAATTAGGCCAGATAGACAGACATTAATGTGGTCAGCTACATGGCCCAaggaagtaaaaaatttagctgaagattttttaaaagattatgCTCAAATTAATGTTGGATCCCTACAGTTAGCTGCAAatcataatatattacaaattattgatGTATGTCAAGactatgaaaaagaaaataa atTAAGCAcacttttaaaagaaataatggcGGAAAGTGAAAACAAAACTATAGTATTTATTGAGACAAAACGCAGAGTGGATGAAATAACGAGAAAAATGAAGAGAGATGGGTGGCCAGCTGTTTGTATACATGGTGACAAGACACAGCAAGAAAGGGATTGGGTTTTACAAG attttagatCAGGAAAAGCGCCAATTCTTGTCGCAACAGATGTTGCTGCTCGTGGTCTTG ACGTTGAAGACGTCAAGTTTGTCATCAATTTTGACTATCCCTCCTGTTCGGAAGATTACGTTCATCGAATCGGTCGAACAGGTCGTCGGCAGAAAACTGGTACAGCATATACCTTTTTTACACCTAATAATTCGAATAAGGCTAACGACCTAATCCAGGTATTAAAAGAAGCGAACCAAGTTATCAATCCGAAATTACTTGAACTTGCCGATAGTAAGAGTGGTGGATATGGCAGGCATAGAG GCGGAAGAAATAGATGGCGGTCTCGAGGTGGCCGAAACGGAAAAGATCGTAGTTACTCGAGAAGTAGAAGTCGAAGTCACAGTAGGGAACATAACGGTCGTGGTAATCGTCGCAGTTACAGTCGGAGTTATTCTCGAAGTCGTAGCCCTGTTAGCAATCGTACAG AAGTGATTGGTAAGAGCTACTGGAGTAGCGAGAGATGA
- the LOC122574557 gene encoding uncharacterized protein LOC122574557 isoform X1 encodes MLQKMRTVAVWTAFVLAYSSSPFVAGIRYIDPISPQSGNTGIAEKRVDLTEPTCEELRAMWRYTKRQSRAAKTTTGYSLYPDPFSYNVWKSYPERPKSLHTHRGRLAGRARNRAGSSAPIYGRMVHKAPAGSRLRNGMRPPARPFDKLPRLFGTINSYPSNRHPNMKYRTIVGSPQVPQAGSFQHLKELLRAERARELQVNNREQHKAEKLAEKTFTFKDTVDNEHPFHMQSRKQFPKPTLRMPTKINYEFGQGRHTSNVPNIGQAWTRSSPQSREYLLR; translated from the exons ATGTTACAG AAAATGCGTACTGTGGCTGTATGGACCGCTTTTGTATTAGCGTACTCAAGCAGCCCGTTCGTGGCCGGTATACGATACATCGATCCGATCTCGCCGCAATCAGGGAACACCGGCATCGCCGAGAAGCGCGTTGACCTGACTGAGCCGACATGCGAGGAATTGAGGGCAATGTGGAGGTACACCAAGCGACAAAGCAGGGCTGCTAAAACCACTACCGGATACTCTCTTTATCCTGATCCATTTTCGTACAACGTCTGGAAGTCTTATCCCGAACGCCCCAAGTCCCTTCACACCCACCGTG GAAGGCTCGCGGGAAGAGCACGTAACCGTGCAGGAAGTAGTGCTCCAATTTATGGGAGGATGGTACATAAAGCACCAGCAGGCAGCAGATTAAGAAATGGAATGCGACCTCCAGCACGGCCTTTTGACAAACTCCCGCGACTTTTCGGAACAATCAATTCGTATCCGTCGAATCGACATCCAAACATGAAATACCGTACGATTGTTGGTTCCCCTCAGGTCCCTCAGGCGGGCAGTTTTCAGCATTTGAAGGAATTACTCCGCGCTGAACGAGCTCGTGAACTACAGGTTAATAACAGA gAACAACATAAAGCTGAAAAACTCGCAGAAAAGACATTTACCTTCAAGGATACCGTTGACAACGAGCACCCTTTTCATATGCAATCTCGGAAGCAATTTCCGAAGCCGACACTGCGAATGCcgacgaaaattaattatgaattcGGTCAAGGTCGACATACATCGAACGTGCCAAATATTGGTCAGGCTTGGACG
- the LOC122574557 gene encoding uncharacterized protein LOC122574557 isoform X2: MRTVAVWTAFVLAYSSSPFVAGIRYIDPISPQSGNTGIAEKRVDLTEPTCEELRAMWRYTKRQSRAAKTTTGYSLYPDPFSYNVWKSYPERPKSLHTHRGRLAGRARNRAGSSAPIYGRMVHKAPAGSRLRNGMRPPARPFDKLPRLFGTINSYPSNRHPNMKYRTIVGSPQVPQAGSFQHLKELLRAERARELQVNNREQHKAEKLAEKTFTFKDTVDNEHPFHMQSRKQFPKPTLRMPTKINYEFGQGRHTSNVPNIGQAWTRSSPQSREYLLR, from the exons ATGCGTACTGTGGCTGTATGGACCGCTTTTGTATTAGCGTACTCAAGCAGCCCGTTCGTGGCCGGTATACGATACATCGATCCGATCTCGCCGCAATCAGGGAACACCGGCATCGCCGAGAAGCGCGTTGACCTGACTGAGCCGACATGCGAGGAATTGAGGGCAATGTGGAGGTACACCAAGCGACAAAGCAGGGCTGCTAAAACCACTACCGGATACTCTCTTTATCCTGATCCATTTTCGTACAACGTCTGGAAGTCTTATCCCGAACGCCCCAAGTCCCTTCACACCCACCGTG GAAGGCTCGCGGGAAGAGCACGTAACCGTGCAGGAAGTAGTGCTCCAATTTATGGGAGGATGGTACATAAAGCACCAGCAGGCAGCAGATTAAGAAATGGAATGCGACCTCCAGCACGGCCTTTTGACAAACTCCCGCGACTTTTCGGAACAATCAATTCGTATCCGTCGAATCGACATCCAAACATGAAATACCGTACGATTGTTGGTTCCCCTCAGGTCCCTCAGGCGGGCAGTTTTCAGCATTTGAAGGAATTACTCCGCGCTGAACGAGCTCGTGAACTACAGGTTAATAACAGA gAACAACATAAAGCTGAAAAACTCGCAGAAAAGACATTTACCTTCAAGGATACCGTTGACAACGAGCACCCTTTTCATATGCAATCTCGGAAGCAATTTCCGAAGCCGACACTGCGAATGCcgacgaaaattaattatgaattcGGTCAAGGTCGACATACATCGAACGTGCCAAATATTGGTCAGGCTTGGACG